The window GGAACACAAAGAGGGTCTGGAGGCCTTCGGTCCACACGAAGCGGCTGGAGTCGCGCCAGCGCAGGTTCTGGGCATGGACAGGAGTGAAGGCatggaatggggtgggatgaaggAGCTTaaaccccatccagctccaatcccaaccccttccactggagcagcttgctccaagcccctgtgtccaacctggccttgagcactgccagggatggggcagccacagcttctctgggcaccctgtgccagcgcctcagcaccctcccagggaacagcttctgcctcagagctcagctcagtctcccctctcttgggcaggttcaagccattctccttggcctgtccctacatcccttgtcccaagcccctctccagctttcctgcagccccttcaggcactggagctgctctgggctctccccttcaggagccttctcttgtccaggctgccccagcccagctctctcagcctggctcctatgggagcAGCTCCATCACTTTGGGGGCACCCCCATGCCAAAGGTTAAGCAGCTCAGGGGATTTCGCCAGTGAGCCAGGACCTATTCCTGCTTCAGATCCCTGCAAATCCCCTGTCAATCCCTGCCTGGGGGTGTGGGCAGCACCAAcgtggctgctccagccccccaGGGCAATGGGGTGAGGAGAGACCCTCACCCTGAGGATGGAGGGGGATGAGACCCCATGGAGGAGGATGCCCAGGGGCTGGGCAGGGCATGGGGCTGCTTCTTCAGGGGATGGGGATAAGAGGGAGTTTatttggggaggaaaagggaagatgcTGCTTCGAGAGAGCCAGGACCCCCTGAGAGCCCTCAGGGCTGCCCAGTGCCATCAGGGACATGGCTGTCCCCAGGCTCTGAGCACTGGTGTTTGCTGGGGATTAACCCCAGGtaaagcaggagctgctgtcccAGCCCTCAGCAGGGATTATCCCATACCAGCACAGCGCTGGAGCTGCTttccctggggggggggggggggggggggggaagaggatTTTACAGCCTTTAGGAaaggggctgggatggggcagctccCTCCTTCCAGCCTGATGCCAATGGGGGGACACCAAACTGCCCTGCTGGGTAGATGATGGTCTTCCTCTCATGACAGAGGGGCTGAAGGAAGCCATGGGTTGTGCTGCCCACCCTCAGGAGGAACCTACCATAACCCACACGTGGAAGGAGAtgctgagccccaggtaggctGCAGACAGCAGGATGGTCCCCTTGAACTTGTGGAAGAGCAGATTGACCAGCCCAGCCTGGAAGACGAAGGTGTTGAAGAACATGAGGAAGACGATGATGACATTGAAGAGAATAGCGATGTCCtggatgctgcaggaggagagggaCATGGTGAGATCCCAACCTCCCTATCCCACTGTGGTGctcacagccccactgcaggcaCTCACATGAAGAGGACGAGCTGGACGGCAGGAGCTGTGCGGAGCAGCTCCGAGAAGGAGTTGACAAAGAGGTCGTAGAAGAGGAGCAGGAACTGCAGGAACAGCACCAGGCTGTAGTTGCTGGTCTggagcatcctcctcccctTGGGTTTGGGGCTCTCAGCTCCAGCGTCCCCAGAGGCAAAGGCAGCTCATGGCGTGGAGATGAGgggctcagagctgctgcttcccattggcaggagctggaggggggcagaggtttggtttggtgaagcccctaaccctaaacctaaccctgaccccatggcactgaggccctgtctatggggtgtgtgagcacttgcagggccggtgcctgcagccctgccctgggcagcctgttccaatggctgagcaccctgtggggcaggaattgttcctcagctccatctaaacctgccctggtgcagctcgaggctgtttcctcttgtcccatcccttgttccttgggagcagagctcagcccctcctggctccatcctcctctcaggcacttggagccatcaggtcccccctgagccttctcttctccatctgaaccccgcagctccctcagcccttccccatctcttgtgctccaggccctgctccagctccattgcccttctctggccccatccagcccctcaaggtctctcttgcagtgaggggcccagagctgagcacaggattggagctgcagcctccccagtgcccattCCCCCCCCCGAGGCCCACGCAGGGCTCAGACTCAGgcagctccttccccatcccagccctgagGACACCAGGGAGCCCCAGCGCT of the Melopsittacus undulatus isolate bMelUnd1 chromosome 4, bMelUnd1.mat.Z, whole genome shotgun sequence genome contains:
- the TMEM138 gene encoding transmembrane protein 138, which gives rise to MLQTSNYSLVLFLQFLLLFYDLFVNSFSELLRTAPAVQLVLFIIQDIAILFNVIIVFLMFFNTFVFQAGLVNLLFHKFKGTILLSAAYLGLSISFHVWVMNLRWRDSSRFVWTEGLQTLFVFQRLAAVLYCYFYKRTAVHLGDPLFYQDSLWLRKEFEQFRG